Within the Trichoderma breve strain T069 chromosome 3, whole genome shotgun sequence genome, the region AGTAGCACCGCGCGCCTTATACAGGCACCAGGCTCCTTGGTTAAAAGGAGAAATAAGGGCTCGTGTTTAAAAAGGAATTCTGTGAAATCTCCTCCCGAATCCATGGGTTGTCTCACGTTACGGGAGCACTTGCACTACTTGACAACCCGCTGAGGGTTTTCGACAATGTAGAAAGCCGTGAACCCGAGAAGGAgggaagctgaagaagagggatgCAAAAGGTAAGACATTGCCGATCGAATTGTGGAACCTGGAGGGTTAGGGAGAGGCTTGGAGGCAAGCCTGGCCAGGCACAAAATATGAGACCTGTTCATCTCCACGCTCGTGGGATCGACATTCGTTCATTCTTCAGCTGCCAAAAGGGCTGATCTGAACACGCGCAACGTGTTCCCCCGAGATCCAttccttttgtcttttttcccctcaCAAAGGGCTTTTGTTTCCCCGGAATGCTAGAGTGTctataatattaattaaaaactatGGAATATCTGACTTGAAGTTGCCCTCTAGAATATCTTCCTTTTTCAAGCCCCAAAGTGTGTGATTCTACCGCCCCAAGTTTCTAATCAAAAGCGCAGCGCGTTGGAGAACTCAAGCGTCATCTTGCCGTCCTCCTGTCTCACCACCCTCACGCTGTCGAGATCCTTCACCACCCAGTCGGGCTCGGCCGCCACAACCTGTTCCACAGTGTGGCTCGTTACCAAGCCAAGGACTTTGCACCCCGCCGCCTTGCCGGCCTTGATGCCTGCTGGGCTATCCTCGAGGACAAGGACCTCCCCGGCCTTATCTTGCAGCCCGAGCTTCTCGAGGCCGATGAGATAGCATGTCGGGTCGGGTTTGCCGTTCTCGACGGACTCGGCGGAGACGAGATGCTCAGGTGTGCCGAGGGACAGTCGCTTGAGCCAGCCTCTGACTAGGGGCTGGGTACCGGACGTCACGATGGCCCAAGGAAAGGAATAAGAAATGATGGAGTCGAGAAGAGGCCGGGCGCCGGGGATCTCCACGACGTCATCGGCGTACAGCTTGGGCAGCTCGCCTTCCATCTTTGTCACATCTATAAGCACACACATTAGTTCTGTGCTACTTGATTGTGACACCTTAAGTGCGATACAAAAAAGCTCTTGGGAACCAAATCTCAGCCTCAGGATGAATTTCATTCGCAGGATTGGAGGCGTCGACACAGAACGGGGAAACTACGCCACGTTGCGCCATCTGCGGTAATATCgagggggagaagatgcaACTAGATAACCGGACAAGCCAACCAAATGCAACTTACATTCCCAGTTGGCCTTCTCAGGGGCAAGGATCTTCAGGATATCTATACTGCGGCGGCCATGAGACGTCTCCAGGATGACTTCAGGTGCAACCCCGATTTCTTCACCGACACTTTTCCCCCTTTGTTAGCAAAAGTCTATCTTCCGCGTGGGATGGCTTGCtagaggagatggaagggaaTCGTTACTTATGCCAGTGTTTGACAACAGCCGGGGTAGAGTCGATAATGGTTCCATCCATGTCAAACAGGAATCCGGAAAATGAGATCTCCTGCGTGGGGAGGCTGTAATCTGGCTGAGAACCCATCTTGCCGCTATTCTCGGAAATACTAGTATCGAGtgattgaagaagagaatgtCCTTGCACAAGAGACTCGTAAACCGAAATGATGAAGCGTCGATAGGCGATGCGGTTTTGATCAACTCTgaatgctgatgatgagttcttatatatatatcgtTTGCAAAAGCGGGATCTTCAAGGTCGAAGTTAGATCCAAAGATTAAAACCCCCACGTGGCAATTCCGCACTTGCGGGGCTTCCTCAGCCGGTTAGATCCATCGCCAAATAATGTCCGCAGAGAGTTTAATTCACGAGGCTGTGGCGGACGGTTTCTTCTGATAGTTTCAAAGACTTCATCGTAATCGTGAGCTCGTCGGAgttgccttcttcgtcttgaAGTATCAGGCGCAGTGAAATTATAATATATCAGGGAGAGattcaactccatctctGGGCCCGCAGCCGACTCACTCGCGAATGGCGTCAAGGTGGTCTTGCAGCCTCGAACATGTGCTCGGCGGTTGAGGACTTGTAATACTCCTCGATAGCCCCAATGGCATCATAGTCATAGCACCAGTCTCTTGTTCCCTTATCAATGATGCCACCCGGTCCAAGTCTTTGGCCCGTTCGTCTACATTTCCGAACATATTCGCCTCTAACGGCGTCGCTTTCCAAAGGCCAGATCCCCCCTTCATGAGAATGAGCGAGGGCTTCGTACAGAACACTGCGCTCTGCTTCATGCGAGGTATGTGATGAATCACCCCCATGTAGGCTGGCTTCTTGCACAGCTTCGACCCTTGGCTTGCGCACGATTTCATATATATCCAGTGCATGCTTTAATTTTGAGTCAACCACCATGCTTGGATTGTCGGAGAGATTTGGGCTGGTATCAAAAGGACAAGCTAAATTTAACACCGTTGCAAGTGCAGCAGCGTCTTCGACAGCTATACTAACGCCCATGGACATGTAAAAGGCCATTGCATGGGCAGCGTCGCCTATGAGAACGAATCGACCGGATTCGTGAGCCCAGgagggcagcggcggcacAGCATACACGGGATAGTTGACAATTTTCGACGTAGAAAGGTCAAATATGCGCTGAACACTACAGATTCCATTAGAAACAATTTGGATTATATTGGGTTAAAGCTGAGCGTTTGTACTCACCGAGGCTCAAAGTCCTTGAATATACTCCGAACTGTCTTGTTGTATTCCTCTGTGATGAATtctttggtgttgatgttgtctcTGTGCGCTAATACTATATTGAGCATTGTGGCATCCTTTATCAAGTATGTCATGCACGATATGTGTGGAGCAATCCACCAATTGGAGCTGCGAGATTGAAGATCTATTAGACTCGAAGTCACCGAATCCGCCTTGAGCTTAGAGACTTCCGCCGT harbors:
- a CDS encoding haloacid dehalogenase-like hydrolase domain-containing protein; amino-acid sequence: MGSQPDYSLPTQEISFSGFLFDMDGTIIDSTPAVVKHWHKGKSVGEEIGVAPEVILETSHGRRSIDILKILAPEKANWEYVTKMEGELPKLYADDVVEIPGARPLLDSIISYSFPWAIVTSGTQPLVRGWLKRLSLGTPEHLVSAESVENGKPDPTCYLIGLEKLGLQDKAGEVLVLEDSPAGIKAGKAAGCKVLGLVTSHTVEQVVAAEPDWVVKDLDSVRVVRQEDGKMTLEFSNALRF
- a CDS encoding FAD binding domain-containing protein, which codes for MHVIIVGAGIAGLSLAIALGQSRHQITILDAASELTELGAGVQMTPQAIRYLFKWGLKDDLLAESIIPENLHVWDGQAGNLLGSVRIKEMEAQYGAPYIVVHRAVLHAILHRHAVQAGARLLLSSDVVEYDFANGAVQLRNGKRLTADLVVAADGINSLARSQLLGSRDPGSLPTGWAAFRMTAEVSKLKADSVTSSLIDLQSRSSNWWIAPHISCMTYLIKDATMLNIVLAHRDNINTKEFITEEYNKTVRSIFKDFEPRVQRIFDLSTSKIVNYPVYAVPPLPSWAHESGRFVLIGDAAHAMAFYMSMGVTCPFDTSPNLSDNPSMVVDSKLKHALDIYEIVRKPRVEAVQEASLHGGDSSHTSHEAERSVLYEALAHSHEGGIWPLESDAVRGEYVRKCRRTGQRLGPGGIIDKGTRDWCYDYDAIGAIEEYYKSSTAEHMFEAARPP